A stretch of the Rosa rugosa chromosome 5, drRosRugo1.1, whole genome shotgun sequence genome encodes the following:
- the LOC133708038 gene encoding uncharacterized protein LOC133708038: MNRCNQAAPVPMGTSSLGTGGSIDLNFGSTGSTGAGGSIDINFGPAGGSIDINFGSTSSTDDGRSIDLNFGSTYSTGGQTSLQQRGGDHQEVQTLPLFPVHGEDVFGNLKTTSEEGSAFGYYSGGSGGYHSGSNVSLELSLNPSGAAD; this comes from the exons atgaataggtgtaatcaggctgctccagtgcccatgggaactagttctcttggtactggtggatccatcgatctcaattttgggtccactggttctactggtgctggtggatccatcgacatcaattttgggccagctggtggatccatcgacatcaattttgggtccactagttctactgatgatggtagatccattgatctcaactttggttccacctattctactg gaggacaaacatccctacaacaacgaggaggagatcaccaggaggttcaaactcttcctctgttccccgtgcacggcgaggacgtctttggtaacctgaagactacttccgaggaaggtagcgcatttggttactattctggtggctcaggcggttaccacagtggctcaaacgtttctcttgagctcagcctcaacccatccggagctgctgactag